From a region of the Salvelinus alpinus chromosome 2, SLU_Salpinus.1, whole genome shotgun sequence genome:
- the palm3 gene encoding paralemmin-3: protein MDEAEKYTQRLQAITEKRRLQEEQERAKREMEEERLRLQQLKRKSLRDQWLMDGPSSPTSSEPRSPLWGSQAQEMEQRIDKLQTEGQRLAGEEEKLEQQMEDGRANAVAVVVEATAEAVQAVILENGQEEVEAESVLGTVEAALLERAEILTNGRGEGEGQAATHDASEEGGPPYGTNGPVTVVPEDGAITMTFLGFAEADPVLEEGGVIMMRAERVIINDEGDELANDLSSTGQEQDVDSVASNKSSESPEEGGIEEAKPETTPEESSEVAKETEAAADTVTGGLGEGQMDTVTRDLGEGQMDTVTRDLGEGQMDTVTRDLGEGQMHTVTGDLGEGQMDTVTGDLGEGQMDTVTRDLGEGQMDTVTRDLGEGQMEGAENGCGEEEAQPVEEAPVSDLQAPDDGVVAAVPVYSESLLTPRPDAEGEAAGEPAEGDVEVKTEVEVKGEEAASVSPESAILPGGQFLEVSLVEPRTEADPEQEPLLFPSKAQTLEQAPAAPETLTATRGEAEGGVGVAPKRQTCQCCAVM, encoded by the exons ATGGACGAGGCAGAGAAGTACACACAGAGACTGCAGGCGATCACT gagAAGCGTCGTCTGCAGGAGGAACAGGAGAGGGccaagagggagatggaggaggagaggctgaggctACAGCAGCtcaag agAAAGTCTCTTAGAGACCAGTGGCTGATGGACGGCCCCTCTTCCCCCACATCCTCAGAGCCTCGTTCCCCGCTGTGGGGCTCCCAGGCCCAGGAGATGGAGCAACGCATAGACAA gttgcAGACAGAGGGTCAACGGTTagcgggggaggaggagaaactggagcagcagatgGAAGATGGCCGAGCT AATGCAGTGGCGGTGGTGGTGGAGGCTACAGCAG AAGCTGTCCAAGCAGTTATCTTGGAGAATGGACAGGAAGAAGTAGAGGCTGAATCCG TTCTAGGAACAGTTGAGGCAGCACTATTGGAACGAGCTGAGATCCTCAccaatgggagaggagagggggaggggcaagCTGCTACCCACGATGCATCAGAGGAGGGCGGACCGCCCTACGGCACCAACGGTCCAGTCACGGTCGTCCCTGAAGATGGTGCCATTACCATGACGTTCCTGGGGTTCGCGGAGGCGGACCCGGTACTTGAGGAAGGAGGAGTGATCATGATGCGAGCGGAGCGAGTGATTATCAATGACGAGGGAGACGAGCTGGCAAATGACCTTTCCTCTACGGGTCAGGAACAGGATGTAGACTCGGTAGCGTCCAATAAGAGCTCAGAATCTCCCGAGGAAGGAGGAATTGAGGAGGCAAAACCAGAGACAACTCCTGAAGAGTCCTCAGAAGTAGCAAAAGAGACTGAGGCAGCGGCAGACACAGTAACAGGAGGTTTAGGAGAAGGACAGATGGACACAGTAACCAGAGATTTAGGAGAAGGACAGATGGACACAGTAACCAGAGATTTAGGAGAAGGACAGATGGACACAGTAACCAGAGATTTAGGAGAAGGACAGATGCACACAGTAACAGGAGATTTAGGAGAAGGACAGATGGACACAGTAACAGGAGATTTAGGAGAAGGACAGATGGACACAGTAACCAGAGATTTAGGAGAAGGACAGATGGACACAGTAACCAGAGATTTAGGAGAAGGACAGATGGAGGGCGCGGAAAACGGTTGTGGAGAGGAAGAGGCACAGCCAGTAGAGGAAGCTCCTGTGTCTGACCTGCAGGCCCCAGATGATGGCGTTGTGGCTGCCGTTCCCGTCTACTCTGAGTCCTTACTCACCCCCAGGCCCGACGCAGAGGGAGAGGCTGCAGGCGAGCCGGCAGAGGGCGATGTGGAAGTGAAGACTGAAGTGGAAGTCAAGGGGGAAGAGGCGGCCTCGGTGTCCCCGGAATCAGCCATCCTCCCTGGGGGCCAGTTCCTGGAGGTGTCCCTAGTGGAGCCCCGGACTGAGGCAGACCCTGAGCAGGAGCCCCTGCTGTTCCCATCCAAGGCCCAGACCCTGGAGCAGGCTCCAGCTGCCCCAGAGACACTGACTGCTACCAGGGGAGAGGCGGAGGGAGGTGTCGGTGTGGCTCCCAAACGCCAGACCTGCCAGTGCTGCGCCGTCATGTGA